One Microlunatus soli genomic window carries:
- a CDS encoding 13E12 repeat family protein, which translates to MEGLFGQAGLSEVTSRVVDMIDGSGLMRHSLTSDGLDPSTLGDAELLDQVNSFRWLERAGINSNLILAAIWADRCPADSIDPYQLGVPGGDRPIRPGGDGTPEIARFAVTEFAASVGKSTGSGELMIADGLDLRYRLPRLWARLTRYEVDGRDCQTVARQTRHLTPEQALAVDASIADLIGRWSFGRWMKHLEAKIIEVDADNYKRLAEEAKKEIGLYLGQSNDHGIKTLYGRLPAPVAIRLYAQADRVADILARRGHTGSKGERHAEALDIMTRPLEHLRLLAEDTAPTLFDPDLDTDDDSLLPKPSTAAGAGTDVAQDEPEPEPDDFDDTGDEVPVGPSRFPRIDQDRRLAELAIKAIGQIDPVKLRPKATLYVHIARETLENGLGVARVEDVGPMVSSLVADWLRCCDVTVKPVIDLAADLAPVDSHEIPKAMRERMYLKYPGSVFPFSGSVGRRVDLDHSIPFTPGIPAQTAESKLGPAGRREHNVITHGLWRRRQPTPGTFVFRAPHGRVFLVNHTGTYDLGRGSFAQTIWHAAAPPSQTAD; encoded by the coding sequence GTGGAAGGGCTTTTCGGGCAAGCAGGATTGTCAGAGGTCACGTCTAGGGTCGTAGACATGATCGATGGCAGCGGGCTGATGCGGCACAGCCTGACGTCGGACGGGCTCGACCCGTCGACGTTGGGTGACGCCGAGCTGCTGGATCAAGTGAATTCGTTCCGTTGGTTGGAGCGCGCCGGGATCAACAGCAATCTGATCTTGGCCGCGATCTGGGCCGACCGCTGCCCCGCCGACAGCATCGATCCCTATCAGCTTGGGGTTCCCGGTGGTGATCGCCCGATCCGGCCCGGTGGCGACGGCACTCCGGAGATCGCACGGTTCGCCGTCACCGAGTTCGCCGCCTCCGTGGGCAAGTCGACCGGCAGTGGTGAGCTGATGATCGCCGACGGCCTGGACCTGCGCTACAGACTTCCCCGCCTCTGGGCACGGCTGACCCGTTACGAGGTCGACGGCCGCGACTGTCAGACCGTCGCCCGGCAGACCCGCCATCTGACTCCCGAACAGGCGCTCGCGGTGGACGCGTCGATCGCTGACCTGATCGGACGCTGGTCCTTCGGCCGGTGGATGAAGCATCTCGAGGCCAAGATCATCGAGGTCGACGCCGACAATTACAAGCGTCTCGCCGAAGAAGCCAAGAAGGAGATCGGCCTCTACCTCGGGCAGAGCAACGATCACGGCATCAAGACTCTCTACGGACGACTTCCTGCACCGGTAGCGATCCGGCTGTATGCGCAGGCCGACCGGGTCGCCGACATCCTTGCCCGGCGCGGGCATACCGGTTCCAAGGGCGAGCGGCATGCCGAGGCCCTCGACATCATGACCCGCCCGTTGGAACATCTCCGGCTGCTCGCCGAGGACACCGCACCAACCCTGTTCGATCCCGACCTCGATACCGACGACGACTCACTGCTGCCGAAGCCGTCGACCGCCGCTGGCGCCGGGACCGATGTCGCCCAGGACGAGCCGGAGCCGGAGCCCGACGACTTCGACGACACCGGCGATGAGGTTCCGGTCGGCCCGTCCAGATTCCCGCGCATTGATCAGGATCGTCGTCTTGCCGAGTTGGCGATCAAGGCGATCGGTCAGATCGACCCGGTGAAGCTCCGGCCGAAGGCGACGCTGTACGTGCACATCGCACGGGAGACGTTGGAGAACGGTCTCGGCGTCGCGCGGGTCGAAGACGTCGGCCCGATGGTGTCCAGCCTTGTCGCCGACTGGCTGCGGTGTTGCGACGTCACGGTCAAGCCCGTGATCGACCTCGCGGCCGATCTGGCGCCGGTCGACTCGCACGAGATCCCCAAGGCCATGCGCGAGCGGATGTATCTGAAGTATCCCGGCAGCGTCTTCCCGTTCTCCGGCTCCGTCGGACGCCGTGTTGATCTTGATCACAGCATCCCCTTCACACCAGGGATCCCTGCCCAGACAGCAGAATCCAAACTCGGCCCGGCCGGACGACGGGAACACAACGTGATCACCCACGGACTGTGGCGACGCCGACAACCAACGCCCGGAACATTCGTGTTTCGGGCGCCGCACGGCAGAGTCTTCCTCGTCAACCACACCGGTACCTACGACCTCGGTCGTGGATCATTCGCCCAAACGATCTGGCATGCCGCCGCGCCCCCATCACAGACCGCCGACTGA
- a CDS encoding dihydrolipoyl dehydrogenase family protein, with translation MIMVRRDPDEVDLLVVGGGKAGKSLAMDRAAAGWSVAMVERDKIGGTCINVACIPTKSLVGSARTLTDARHADLMGIELGGEPRVVLAALRRHKESVVGGMVQAHRQLFADSGMDFILGTARFVGPRTVEVAAEDGSTRRIRGRDVVINTGTTPALPPLPGIEDTEIWTSESILRLERLPERLLILGGGYIGCEFASMFALFGSRVTLVQGPDQLLPQEDPDIAAEITEILTRQGVEVRTAARATSVRRESDHGSVLLTLVDGSVLDGDELLVATGRVPVTTELELDATGVTVTDRGFVSVDDHLRTTAEHVWAAGDVAGGPQFTHASWNDFRILRANLTGQDVSTEGRLIPYTVFITPELARVGLTETQARAAGRNFRVAKIGVAAIPRAKTLHDKTGTWKAVVDADTDEILGASLLGHDAGEVIGTVQLAMIGRLPYQTIRDAALSHPTMSEGLNLLFDTLGSEPHRP, from the coding sequence ATGATCATGGTACGACGCGACCCCGATGAGGTGGATCTGCTGGTGGTCGGCGGTGGCAAGGCGGGCAAGTCGCTGGCCATGGACCGCGCCGCAGCGGGCTGGTCGGTGGCCATGGTCGAACGGGACAAGATCGGCGGCACCTGCATCAATGTCGCCTGCATCCCGACGAAGTCCTTGGTCGGGTCGGCCCGGACGCTGACCGACGCGCGGCACGCCGACCTGATGGGGATCGAGCTCGGCGGCGAACCACGGGTGGTGTTGGCCGCGCTGCGCCGACACAAGGAGTCGGTGGTCGGCGGCATGGTGCAGGCTCATCGGCAGCTGTTCGCCGACTCCGGGATGGATTTCATCCTGGGCACGGCCCGGTTCGTCGGTCCGCGGACCGTCGAGGTGGCTGCCGAGGACGGATCCACCCGCCGCATCCGGGGGCGCGACGTGGTGATCAACACCGGCACGACACCGGCCCTGCCGCCGCTGCCGGGCATCGAGGACACCGAGATCTGGACCTCGGAGAGCATCCTGCGGTTGGAGCGGCTGCCGGAGCGGCTGCTGATCCTCGGCGGCGGCTACATCGGGTGCGAGTTCGCGTCGATGTTCGCCCTCTTCGGTTCCCGGGTGACGTTGGTCCAGGGCCCCGATCAGCTGCTGCCCCAGGAGGATCCCGACATCGCTGCCGAGATCACCGAGATCCTCACCCGCCAAGGTGTCGAGGTGCGGACCGCTGCCCGCGCAACGTCGGTCCGACGCGAGTCCGATCATGGTTCGGTCCTCCTCACTCTTGTCGACGGCTCGGTGCTGGACGGCGATGAACTCCTGGTCGCCACCGGTCGGGTGCCGGTGACCACGGAGCTCGAGCTGGACGCCACCGGAGTCACCGTGACCGATCGCGGCTTCGTGTCGGTCGATGATCATCTACGCACCACGGCCGAGCATGTCTGGGCGGCCGGTGACGTGGCCGGTGGGCCGCAATTCACTCATGCGTCCTGGAACGACTTCCGGATCCTGCGCGCCAATCTGACCGGTCAAGACGTCTCCACTGAAGGCCGACTGATCCCGTACACGGTGTTCATCACGCCGGAGTTGGCTCGGGTCGGCCTGACCGAGACGCAAGCCCGTGCGGCCGGCCGCAACTTCAGAGTCGCGAAGATCGGAGTAGCGGCGATTCCGCGAGCCAAAACACTGCACGACAAGACCGGCACCTGGAAGGCCGTGGTGGATGCCGACACCGACGAGATCCTCGGCGCTTCGCTGCTCGGTCACGACGCGGGCGAGGTGATCGGCACGGTGCAGTTGGCAATGATCGGCAGGTTGCCCTATCAGACGATCCGGGACGCGGCACTCAGCCATCCGACGATGAGCGAGGGCCTCAACCTGTTGTTCGACACCTTGGGTTCGGAGCCACATCGACCATGA
- a CDS encoding MmcQ/YjbR family DNA-binding protein, with amino-acid sequence MATLEDVRRIAMSLPETSEKVSWGSVMWRVKDRGFVWERPLGKRDREALGAAAPDGEILGVRVADDGEKEALLQSEPDKFFTIPHFDGYPAVLLRLSTIGAEESTEVITDAWLDRAPKRVAAAFLEQRES; translated from the coding sequence ATGGCAACGCTCGAGGATGTGCGGAGGATCGCGATGAGCCTGCCGGAGACCAGCGAGAAGGTCTCCTGGGGTTCGGTGATGTGGCGGGTGAAGGACCGCGGCTTCGTCTGGGAACGCCCCCTGGGCAAGCGCGACCGCGAGGCACTCGGGGCCGCGGCGCCGGACGGTGAGATCCTCGGCGTCCGGGTCGCCGACGACGGCGAGAAGGAGGCCCTGCTGCAGAGCGAGCCGGACAAGTTCTTCACCATTCCGCACTTCGACGGCTATCCCGCGGTGCTGCTGCGGTTGTCGACGATCGGGGCCGAGGAGTCGACCGAGGTCATCACCGACGCCTGGTTGGATCGTGCCCCGAAACGGGTGGCGGCGGCATTCCTCGAACAACGCGAGAGTTGA
- a CDS encoding diacylglycerol/lipid kinase family protein → MTEPTSGDGTQRRVAVIYNPIKIGDGLREMINTRAADSGWAEPLWLETTEDDPGRRMAADARAADVDLVIAAGGDGTVRAAVGGLADSGIPLGVVPEGTGNLLARNLGIPLQEQAAIEVAFEGTERSLDVVAITTDDAPETDRFAVMAGIGLDAAIMSNTDSNLKDKVGSLAYVVAATQQLQRRPRQMRVTVDDHPALERKAKICLVGNVGAIQGDVELISGAEPDDGLLDVLVASPKRIRHWIALASRLITGKQRAEDRIDQLTGRRVVVELTEPDEYQLDGDTIGSCRRLVAEIEPGALMIRVPEPSGTTTSGTA, encoded by the coding sequence ATGACCGAGCCAACCTCCGGTGACGGCACACAGCGTCGCGTCGCGGTGATCTACAACCCGATCAAGATCGGCGACGGACTGCGGGAGATGATCAACACCCGGGCCGCCGACAGCGGCTGGGCCGAACCGCTCTGGCTGGAGACCACCGAGGACGACCCGGGCCGCCGGATGGCAGCCGATGCCAGGGCTGCCGACGTCGACCTGGTCATCGCGGCCGGCGGCGACGGCACGGTCCGGGCTGCGGTCGGTGGACTGGCCGATTCCGGGATCCCGCTCGGCGTCGTACCCGAGGGAACCGGCAATCTGCTGGCTCGTAACCTCGGCATTCCGCTGCAGGAACAGGCCGCGATCGAGGTCGCCTTCGAGGGCACCGAACGCAGCCTCGACGTCGTCGCGATCACCACCGACGACGCACCCGAGACCGACAGGTTCGCCGTGATGGCCGGCATCGGCCTGGATGCGGCGATCATGAGCAACACCGACAGCAACCTGAAGGACAAGGTCGGCTCGCTGGCCTACGTCGTCGCGGCCACCCAACAGCTCCAACGGCGGCCGCGCCAGATGCGGGTGACGGTCGATGATCACCCGGCGCTGGAACGGAAAGCGAAGATCTGCCTGGTCGGCAACGTCGGTGCCATCCAAGGCGACGTCGAGCTGATCTCCGGTGCCGAACCGGACGACGGTCTGCTGGACGTCCTGGTGGCCAGTCCGAAACGGATCCGGCACTGGATCGCGCTGGCCAGCAGATTGATCACCGGCAAGCAGCGGGCCGAGGACCGCATCGATCAGCTGACCGGTCGCCGAGTGGTCGTCGAACTGACCGAGCCCGACGAATACCAGTTGGACGGCGACACCATCGGGTCCTGCCGTCGCCTGGTGGCCGAGATCGAGCCGGGAGCCCTGATGATCCGGGTCCCGGAGCCCAGTGGGACGACTACTTCAGGTACTGCTTGA
- a CDS encoding LCP family protein, with translation MAPGHDDDLDWLYQRDKKPGSEPEPEPTRVLPASDVPPAGGRPDRPQQPPRQSWADQQGAPDQRRRSDQPDWGDQQGGSGQPPQSPPAAARPVKPRPPKRPGRKVLAVVGILVLALIVWLIAVPIYAWSHVDRVAYEPSGDRPDDQPGTTYLLVGSDSRSGLTKAEKKKLGTGSSAGGRTDTMMILYVPPGGEPALISLPRDSFLEIPGHGSNKLNAAYSFGGPKLLTKTVEQNTGLRIDEYVEVGFAGFVNVIDAIGGVEVCLKKPIKDKDSHINLKAGCQNLEGKNALGYVRMRKADAEGDLGRVKRQRQMVSAMASKAASPASVLNPVRYWKLANAGTDSLAVGENTSMFAMLRMGLAMGKVSSSGGLTLTVPISNPDASTSAGSSVLWDDKEAKDMFGQIARGDTSGLKQYLK, from the coding sequence ATGGCACCCGGTCACGACGACGACCTCGACTGGCTCTATCAGCGCGACAAGAAGCCTGGATCCGAGCCGGAGCCGGAGCCTACCCGGGTGCTGCCGGCCAGCGACGTCCCGCCTGCGGGCGGCCGGCCCGACCGTCCACAGCAGCCGCCGCGGCAGAGCTGGGCGGACCAGCAGGGCGCTCCCGACCAGCGGCGCCGATCGGATCAACCGGATTGGGGCGACCAGCAGGGTGGCTCCGGACAGCCGCCGCAGTCACCGCCGGCGGCAGCGCGCCCGGTCAAGCCGCGGCCACCCAAGCGGCCGGGCCGCAAGGTGCTCGCGGTCGTCGGCATCCTGGTGCTGGCCCTCATCGTCTGGCTGATCGCGGTGCCGATCTATGCCTGGAGCCACGTCGACCGGGTCGCCTACGAGCCGAGCGGCGACCGGCCGGACGACCAGCCCGGGACGACCTACCTGCTGGTCGGCAGCGACTCCCGGTCCGGGCTGACCAAGGCTGAGAAGAAGAAGCTCGGCACCGGGTCGTCGGCGGGCGGGCGGACCGACACGATGATGATCCTGTATGTCCCGCCGGGCGGCGAGCCGGCATTGATCTCGCTCCCCCGGGACTCGTTCCTGGAGATCCCCGGGCACGGATCGAACAAGCTGAACGCCGCCTACTCCTTCGGCGGCCCGAAGCTGCTGACCAAGACCGTGGAGCAGAACACCGGGCTGCGGATCGACGAGTACGTCGAGGTCGGCTTCGCCGGGTTCGTCAATGTGATCGACGCGATCGGCGGCGTCGAGGTCTGCCTGAAGAAGCCGATCAAGGACAAGGACAGCCACATCAACCTGAAGGCCGGCTGCCAGAACCTCGAGGGCAAGAACGCGCTCGGCTACGTCCGGATGCGCAAGGCCGACGCCGAGGGCGACCTGGGCCGGGTGAAGCGGCAGCGTCAGATGGTCAGCGCGATGGCGAGCAAGGCGGCATCGCCGGCCAGCGTGCTGAATCCGGTCCGCTACTGGAAGCTGGCCAACGCCGGCACCGATTCGCTGGCGGTCGGCGAGAACACGTCGATGTTCGCGATGCTGCGGATGGGCCTGGCGATGGGCAAGGTGTCCAGCAGCGGCGGCCTGACCCTGACGGTGCCGATCTCGAACCCGGACGCGTCCACCTCTGCCGGGTCGTCGGTGCTGTGGGACGACAAGGAGGCCAAGGACATGTTCGGCCAGATCGCCCGCGGCGACACCAGCGGTCTCAAGCAGTACCTGAAGTAG
- a CDS encoding LCP family protein, whose product MTLVLPGSAQMAAGNKRVGRIALRTWAVLVGLVLVSALLALIWRGAFITLFSSSVPLRMLQGVLVLVGICWALLMIDAWRISRPPELARNHRLGFAMLSTALVFLVTGAMFASASIVSSQRDFMASVFAGGGDSAVKAGRINVLLLGGDAGKDRVGLRPDSMTVASIDVESGRTVLFSLPRNMEDVPFPDSSPLHKKFPDGYGCADHTCMLNAVYTYAMQHKDLYPGVRNPGAQATKEAAEGATGLKINYYAMVDLKGFQKLIDAVGGVTLTVNSRLPIGGQTPGEKVKHYIEPGKQHMDGYHALWYARSRHADSDYARMARQKCVMNAMLNQLDPVTVLTKFNNIAKAGKQVMETDVPPSEINRLIELAQQAKKTKIASVSFVPPLVYPGSPDFAAMHRITAESVDKATDEGAAKAKAEKQAKKKAAQEAKERAKQQGQEGQQQEGQQQKGDSSGTDTTDAPKSTDAQPTDSGASSPASKKDAPKKEAGAELDSVCSA is encoded by the coding sequence ATGACGCTGGTGCTGCCCGGGTCCGCCCAGATGGCCGCCGGCAACAAACGGGTCGGCCGGATCGCGCTGCGCACCTGGGCGGTGCTGGTCGGACTGGTGCTGGTGTCGGCCCTGTTGGCGCTGATCTGGCGGGGCGCGTTCATCACCCTGTTCTCCAGTTCGGTGCCGCTGCGGATGCTGCAGGGCGTGCTGGTGCTGGTCGGGATCTGTTGGGCGTTGCTGATGATCGACGCCTGGCGGATCAGTCGGCCGCCCGAGTTGGCCCGCAACCACCGGCTCGGATTCGCGATGCTCAGTACGGCACTGGTCTTCCTGGTCACCGGCGCGATGTTCGCCAGCGCGTCGATCGTGTCGTCCCAACGCGACTTCATGGCCTCGGTGTTCGCCGGCGGCGGCGACAGTGCGGTCAAGGCCGGTCGCATCAACGTCTTGTTGCTCGGCGGCGACGCCGGCAAGGACCGGGTCGGGCTGCGGCCGGACAGCATGACGGTCGCCAGCATCGACGTCGAGTCCGGTCGCACGGTGCTGTTCAGCCTGCCGCGGAACATGGAGGACGTTCCGTTCCCGGATTCCTCGCCGTTGCACAAGAAATTCCCCGACGGCTACGGCTGTGCCGATCACACCTGCATGCTGAACGCGGTCTACACCTACGCCATGCAGCACAAGGACCTCTATCCCGGAGTGCGCAATCCGGGCGCCCAGGCCACCAAGGAAGCCGCCGAAGGTGCGACCGGACTGAAGATCAACTACTACGCGATGGTCGACCTGAAGGGCTTCCAGAAGTTGATCGACGCCGTCGGCGGCGTGACGCTGACCGTCAACTCGCGGCTGCCGATCGGCGGCCAGACGCCGGGGGAGAAGGTCAAGCACTACATCGAACCGGGCAAGCAGCACATGGACGGCTACCACGCGCTGTGGTACGCCCGGTCCCGGCACGCCGACTCCGACTACGCCCGGATGGCCCGCCAGAAGTGCGTGATGAACGCAATGCTCAACCAGCTCGATCCGGTGACGGTGTTGACCAAGTTCAACAACATCGCCAAGGCGGGCAAGCAGGTGATGGAGACCGATGTGCCGCCGTCGGAGATCAACCGACTGATCGAGCTGGCGCAGCAGGCCAAGAAGACCAAGATCGCCAGCGTCTCCTTCGTACCCCCGCTGGTCTATCCGGGCAGCCCGGATTTCGCGGCGATGCACCGGATCACCGCTGAGTCGGTCGACAAGGCGACCGATGAGGGCGCGGCGAAGGCCAAGGCCGAGAAGCAAGCCAAGAAGAAGGCAGCGCAGGAAGCCAAGGAGCGGGCCAAGCAACAAGGGCAAGAGGGACAACAGCAAGAGGGGCAACAGCAGAAGGGCGATTCCTCGGGCACCGACACGACTGACGCTCCGAAGTCCACCGACGCGCAGCCCACCGACAGCGGTGCGAGCTCGCCGGCGTCCAAGAAGGACGCGCCCAAGAAGGAAGCAGGGGCGGAACTGGACTCGGTCTGCTCGGCCTGA
- a CDS encoding glycosyltransferase family 2 protein, which translates to MPILNEERHLAAAVRRILDQEYSGDLQVIMAVGPSHDRTEAIAAELAAADDRLQVVRNPTGRTPSGLNLAIAAAEHDIVVRVDGHGELTAGYIKRAVELLDETGAANVGGVMDAQGRTPLEEAVAYAYTSRLGLGGSKFHLEDSPAGPADTVYLGVFRKQALLAVGGFDESMHRAQDWELNYQLRKAGELIWFSPDLKVTYRPRSSYRALAAQYLQTGRWRREVVRRHPDTAGLRYLAPPLTVLGIGVGTAGGVVGLLTDKLILKLGWLAPLGYALLIMVGTLAARDLSPQARLRLPLVLAVMHLTWGTGFLLGLDHRPASSRGGPDMTS; encoded by the coding sequence ATGCCGATCCTGAACGAGGAACGTCATCTCGCCGCCGCCGTCCGCCGCATCCTTGATCAGGAATACTCCGGTGACCTGCAGGTGATCATGGCGGTCGGGCCGAGCCATGATCGGACCGAGGCGATCGCCGCGGAGCTGGCGGCGGCCGATGATCGCTTGCAGGTGGTCCGCAACCCGACGGGCCGGACGCCCAGCGGGCTCAACCTGGCGATCGCCGCCGCCGAGCACGACATCGTGGTCCGGGTGGACGGGCACGGCGAGCTGACCGCCGGCTACATCAAGCGGGCCGTCGAACTGCTCGACGAGACCGGAGCGGCCAATGTCGGCGGCGTGATGGATGCCCAGGGCCGGACCCCGCTGGAGGAGGCGGTCGCCTACGCCTACACCTCGCGACTGGGGCTCGGTGGCTCGAAGTTCCATCTGGAGGACTCGCCGGCCGGACCGGCCGACACGGTCTATCTCGGTGTGTTCCGCAAGCAGGCGCTGCTGGCCGTCGGCGGCTTCGACGAGAGCATGCACCGGGCCCAGGACTGGGAGCTGAACTATCAGCTCCGCAAAGCCGGCGAGTTGATCTGGTTCTCGCCCGACCTGAAGGTCACCTATCGGCCCCGGTCCAGTTACCGCGCGCTGGCCGCACAGTATCTGCAGACCGGCCGGTGGCGCCGCGAGGTGGTCCGCCGGCACCCGGACACCGCCGGGCTGCGCTATCTCGCACCGCCGCTCACCGTGCTCGGTATCGGCGTCGGAACGGCCGGTGGCGTGGTCGGGCTGCTGACCGATAAGTTGATCTTGAAGCTCGGCTGGCTGGCGCCGCTCGGGTACGCGTTGTTGATCATGGTCGGGACGCTGGCCGCGCGCGATCTCAGCCCGCAGGCCAGGTTGCGGTTGCCGCTGGTGTTGGCCGTGATGCATCTGACCTGGGGAACGGGATTCCTGCTCGGGTTGGATCATCGTCCGGCCTCGAGTCGCGGCGGCCCGGACATGACGTCCTGA
- a CDS encoding intradiol ring-cleavage dioxygenase, with translation MPIPDRTERSYQGRRLPRQDEELVDQGLSFDVGTLLNRRRVLALFGTGAAVAGLAACGASDGAVADAATNGSSTMTEIPDETAGPYPGDGSNGPDVLEESGIVRSDIRSSFGTGSATAEGVPMTLQLTILDMTSQDAPFEGVAVYVWHCDRDGQYSMYADNLTEENYLRGVQLADADGRVTFTSIFPACYSGRWPHIHFEVYPDADSITDAGKAIATSQVALPQKACDRVYAEAGYEQSVTNLKQVSLDNDNVFGDDGGQHQLGKVTGSIKKGLKVTLDVPVDTSTEPTGGDAPGGAGQPPSGAAPSGAPTADATR, from the coding sequence ATGCCGATCCCGGATCGTACGGAACGCAGCTATCAGGGCAGACGACTGCCGCGCCAGGACGAGGAACTCGTCGACCAGGGGCTGAGCTTCGACGTCGGCACCCTGCTCAACCGGCGCCGTGTGCTGGCGCTCTTCGGCACCGGCGCCGCCGTCGCCGGTTTGGCCGCCTGCGGTGCCTCCGACGGAGCGGTCGCCGACGCCGCCACCAACGGATCGTCGACGATGACCGAGATCCCGGACGAGACCGCCGGGCCGTATCCCGGTGACGGCTCCAACGGGCCGGACGTGCTGGAGGAGAGCGGCATCGTCCGCAGTGACATCCGCTCCAGCTTCGGGACCGGTAGTGCCACCGCCGAGGGCGTGCCGATGACGCTGCAGTTGACCATCCTCGACATGACGTCACAGGACGCCCCGTTCGAGGGGGTCGCGGTCTACGTCTGGCACTGCGATCGGGACGGCCAGTATTCGATGTATGCCGACAACCTCACCGAGGAGAACTATCTGCGCGGCGTCCAGCTCGCCGACGCCGACGGCAGGGTGACCTTCACCAGCATCTTCCCGGCCTGCTATTCGGGTCGCTGGCCGCACATCCACTTCGAGGTCTACCCGGACGCCGACAGCATCACCGACGCCGGCAAGGCGATCGCAACTTCCCAGGTCGCGCTGCCGCAGAAGGCCTGCGATCGGGTCTACGCCGAAGCCGGCTACGAACAGTCGGTGACCAACCTGAAGCAGGTCTCGCTGGACAACGACAACGTGTTCGGTGACGACGGCGGTCAGCATCAACTCGGCAAGGTCACCGGCAGTATCAAGAAGGGGCTGAAGGTCACCCTCGACGTACCGGTGGACACCAGCACCGAACCGACCGGCGGCGACGCACCCGGCGGTGCTGGACAACCGCCGAGCGGCGCTGCCCCGAGCGGCGCGCCGACTGCCGACGCGACCCGTTGA
- a CDS encoding GntR family transcriptional regulator yields MVDSADAAPKQLEIALDRSSPVPLYHQLAQTIEAAILSGELLPGDRLENELAMTTRLGLARPTARQAIGELARKGLVVRKRGVGTQVLSARINRETRLSSLYDDLERSGRRPQTRLLSFEVGPADDEILTPLLESSGELDESAEYLRVRRLRIADGVPLAILTNHLPATIGLTEADLRTTGLYAALRSRGINLKVAHQTVGARLMTPDEADLLDEPQPAACLTALRVVYDDTGRLVEIGQHVYRASHYSLEVSLAP; encoded by the coding sequence ATGGTCGACTCCGCCGACGCTGCACCCAAGCAGCTCGAGATCGCCTTGGACCGGTCCAGCCCGGTGCCGTTGTATCACCAGCTCGCGCAGACGATCGAGGCCGCCATCCTGTCCGGCGAACTGCTGCCCGGTGACCGGCTGGAGAACGAGTTGGCGATGACGACCCGGCTCGGGTTGGCGCGGCCGACCGCCCGGCAGGCGATCGGCGAGCTGGCCCGCAAAGGGCTGGTGGTCCGCAAACGCGGGGTCGGCACCCAGGTGCTCAGTGCCCGGATCAACCGGGAGACCCGATTGTCCAGCCTGTACGACGATCTGGAACGATCCGGCCGCCGACCGCAGACCCGGCTGTTGAGCTTCGAGGTCGGCCCGGCCGACGACGAGATCCTGACTCCCCTGCTGGAGTCATCCGGCGAGCTCGACGAGTCCGCCGAATACCTCCGGGTCCGGCGGCTGCGGATAGCCGACGGCGTACCGCTGGCGATCCTGACCAATCATCTGCCGGCCACCATCGGCCTCACCGAGGCCGATCTACGGACCACCGGCCTGTACGCCGCGCTGCGGTCCCGCGGGATCAACCTGAAGGTCGCCCACCAGACCGTCGGCGCCCGATTGATGACGCCCGACGAGGCCGACCTGCTCGACGAACCGCAGCCGGCCGCTTGCCTGACCGCACTGCGGGTGGTCTACGACGACACCGGCCGGCTGGTCGAGATCGGTCAACACGTCTACCGCGCCTCGCACTACTCACTCGAGGTTTCGCTGGCTCCATGA